One region of Microbacterium rhizosphaerae genomic DNA includes:
- the rplB gene encoding 50S ribosomal protein L2 yields MAIRKYKPTTPGRRGSSVADFAEITRSTPEKSLLRPLSKTGGRNNQGRITTRHIGGGHKRQYRVIDFRRNDKDGIDAKVAHIEYDPNRTARIALLHYVDGEKRYILAPNKLQQGDVVESGPSADIKPGNNLPLKNIPTGTVVHAIELRPGGGAKMARSAGAAVRLVAKDGPYAQLRLPSGEIRNVDARCRATVGEVGNAEQSNINWGKAGRNRWKGIRPTVRGVAMNPVDHPHGGGEGKTSGGRHPVSPWGQAEGRTRHANKESDKYIVRRRNAGKKRK; encoded by the coding sequence ATGGCAATTCGCAAGTACAAGCCGACGACCCCGGGTCGTCGTGGCTCGTCGGTCGCCGACTTCGCCGAGATCACGCGATCGACGCCCGAGAAGTCTCTGCTGCGCCCGCTCTCCAAGACGGGTGGCCGCAACAACCAGGGCCGGATCACCACGCGTCACATCGGCGGTGGCCACAAGCGTCAGTACCGTGTCATCGACTTCCGTCGCAATGACAAGGACGGCATCGACGCAAAGGTCGCACACATCGAGTACGACCCCAACCGCACCGCGCGCATCGCGCTCCTGCACTACGTCGACGGCGAGAAGCGCTACATCCTCGCGCCGAACAAGCTGCAGCAGGGCGACGTCGTCGAGTCCGGTCCGTCGGCCGACATCAAGCCGGGCAACAACCTGCCGCTCAAGAACATCCCGACCGGTACGGTGGTGCACGCCATCGAGCTGCGTCCGGGCGGCGGTGCCAAGATGGCGCGCTCGGCCGGTGCGGCCGTCCGCCTCGTGGCGAAGGACGGCCCCTACGCCCAGCTGCGTCTGCCCTCGGGCGAGATCCGCAACGTCGACGCGCGCTGCCGCGCGACCGTCGGCGAGGTCGGCAACGCCGAGCAGTCGAACATCAACTGGGGCAAGGCCGGCCGCAACCGGTGGAAGGGCATCCGCCCGACCGTCCGCGGTGTCGCGATGAACCCGGTCGACCACCCGCACGGTGGTGGTGAGGGCAAGACGTCCGGCGGTCGTCACCCGGTGTCGCCGTGGGGTCAGGCCGAGGGTCGCACCCGTCACGCGAACAAGGAAAGCGACAAGTACATCGTCCGTCGTCGCAACGCCGGCAAGAAGCGGAAGTAG
- a CDS encoding DUF4012 domain-containing protein has product MSSENGRAATGDSPRRHRRRWPWILLGCFVLLLGIAAASGFATYQLYKQAKTVEADLSTAKHELGLLSVQVSTGDQAGIQASSERALAATTHANQTVQGRLWAIGAYVPFIGQNVAAVRDATEATDILVRDAVPVGVRLLTNLRPEKIKLAGGGIDLAPFQAAMKDLPSLNAAFAEAQQKVAGIDRKALLPIVDQAIGQLLTVIDQTAPTLQRVQSVMPTLLKIAGGDGPRHYLLIFQNNAEIRATGGNPAVSMVVTVDNGRVTFDSQANSTTFASAGRNAQFASLPAETLALYLKTVNRNSQDFTMTPDFPTTAQLFENLWQQTSGTRPDGVVSVDPVVFAEMLSVAGPFRAGDGTEIGADNAVKALLSDAYARYPTGPESNAFFADVASRGFLHLTTPTWDPMKMLAVLQKAAGEQRVYLAFSRADEQAMAVEYGLDGALRADNKTKTQLGIYLNDYSVGKLEYYLKTSVSAACDVGKRTATVTMTLASSVPSSPLDYYVLGLRNGSYGLSGRDMMIDVLFFAPPGAKIVATTPSTGDVKSLNRAGVEKGNTAISRTIALRQGHTRTVAYTVQLPEGPLGALELRHTPTVTDTPVTIDANCGALMGSASK; this is encoded by the coding sequence GTGTCCTCTGAGAACGGGCGCGCTGCGACTGGGGATTCGCCGCGCCGACACCGCCGACGCTGGCCTTGGATCCTCCTGGGCTGCTTCGTCCTCCTCCTCGGCATCGCGGCCGCCTCCGGCTTCGCGACCTACCAGTTGTACAAGCAGGCCAAGACGGTGGAAGCGGATCTGAGCACCGCGAAGCACGAACTCGGCCTGCTGTCGGTCCAGGTGTCCACGGGAGACCAAGCCGGCATCCAGGCCTCCTCGGAACGCGCGCTCGCCGCGACGACCCACGCCAATCAGACGGTGCAGGGCAGGCTGTGGGCCATCGGGGCCTACGTCCCCTTCATCGGTCAGAATGTCGCGGCGGTGCGGGACGCCACGGAGGCCACCGACATCCTGGTCCGCGATGCCGTTCCCGTCGGCGTGCGGCTGCTGACGAACCTGCGTCCCGAGAAGATCAAGCTCGCCGGCGGAGGGATCGACCTCGCCCCGTTCCAGGCGGCGATGAAGGACCTGCCGAGTCTCAATGCCGCGTTCGCCGAGGCCCAGCAGAAGGTCGCGGGGATCGACCGGAAGGCGCTGCTGCCGATCGTCGATCAGGCGATCGGACAGCTGCTGACGGTGATCGACCAGACGGCGCCGACCTTGCAGCGCGTCCAGTCGGTGATGCCGACGCTGTTGAAGATCGCGGGTGGAGACGGACCCCGCCACTACCTCCTGATCTTCCAGAACAACGCGGAGATCCGGGCGACAGGGGGCAACCCGGCGGTCAGCATGGTCGTCACGGTCGACAACGGCAGGGTGACGTTCGACAGCCAGGCCAACTCGACGACATTCGCGAGCGCGGGCCGGAACGCGCAGTTCGCTTCACTGCCTGCCGAGACGCTTGCGCTCTACCTCAAGACGGTGAACCGGAACAGCCAGGACTTCACGATGACGCCGGACTTCCCCACGACCGCGCAGCTCTTCGAGAACCTCTGGCAGCAGACGAGCGGCACGAGGCCCGACGGTGTCGTATCGGTCGATCCGGTGGTGTTCGCCGAGATGCTGTCGGTGGCGGGGCCGTTCCGGGCGGGAGACGGCACCGAGATCGGGGCGGACAACGCGGTCAAGGCGCTGCTGAGCGACGCATACGCGCGCTATCCGACCGGGCCGGAGTCGAATGCATTCTTCGCGGATGTCGCCTCCCGCGGCTTCCTTCACCTCACGACGCCGACGTGGGACCCGATGAAGATGCTCGCCGTGCTGCAGAAGGCGGCCGGCGAACAGCGCGTGTACCTCGCGTTCTCGCGAGCGGACGAGCAGGCTATGGCTGTCGAGTATGGACTGGACGGCGCACTGCGCGCGGACAACAAGACCAAGACGCAGCTCGGGATCTACCTCAACGACTACTCCGTCGGCAAGCTGGAGTATTACCTCAAGACCTCCGTCTCCGCGGCGTGCGACGTGGGCAAGCGGACGGCGACGGTGACCATGACCCTGGCCAGTTCCGTCCCCAGCAGCCCGCTCGACTACTACGTCCTCGGTCTGCGCAACGGTAGCTATGGCTTGTCCGGGCGCGACATGATGATCGACGTGCTGTTCTTCGCGCCGCCGGGTGCGAAGATCGTCGCCACGACGCCCAGTACGGGGGATGTCAAGTCCCTCAATCGCGCGGGGGTCGAGAAGGGCAACACGGCGATCAGCAGGACGATCGCGCTCCGGCAGGGGCACACGCGCACCGTGGCCTACACCGTGCAGCTGCCCGAGGGCCCGCTGGGCGCGCTCGAGCTGCGTCACACCCCGACGGTCACGGACACCCCGGTCACCATCGACGCGAACTGCGGCGCTCTGATGGGATCCGCGTCGAAATGA
- the rplE gene encoding 50S ribosomal protein L5, whose amino-acid sequence MSTTAAVEAGKIQPRLKQKYNNDIKKALQDEFGYENVMQIPGLVKVVVNTGVGEAARDSKVIEGAVDDLTKITGQKPVVTKARKSIAQFKLREGQAIGAHVTLRGDRAWEFVDRLVNLALPRIRDFRGLSGKQFDGHGNYTFGLQEQSVFHEINQDKIDRVRGFDITIVTSAETDAEGRALLRHLGFPFRADDAQA is encoded by the coding sequence ATGAGCACCACCGCTGCCGTGGAGGCTGGCAAGATCCAGCCCCGCCTCAAGCAGAAGTACAACAACGACATCAAGAAGGCGCTGCAGGACGAGTTCGGCTACGAGAACGTCATGCAGATCCCCGGCCTCGTGAAGGTCGTCGTGAACACGGGTGTCGGCGAGGCCGCGCGCGACAGCAAGGTGATCGAGGGTGCGGTCGACGACCTCACCAAGATCACCGGCCAGAAGCCGGTCGTGACCAAGGCCCGCAAGTCGATCGCCCAGTTCAAGCTGCGCGAGGGCCAGGCCATCGGCGCGCACGTCACCCTCCGCGGCGACCGCGCGTGGGAGTTCGTGGACCGCCTCGTCAACCTGGCGCTGCCCCGCATCCGGGACTTCCGCGGCCTGTCGGGCAAGCAGTTCGACGGTCACGGCAACTACACCTTCGGTCTGCAGGAGCAGTCGGTCTTCCACGAGATCAACCAGGACAAGATCGATCGCGTCCGCGGCTTCGACATCACGATCGTGACGTCGGCGGAGACGGATGCCGAGGGCCGCGCGCTCCTGCGCCACCTGGGCTTCCCGTTCCGTGCGGATGACGCTCAGGCGTGA
- the rplC gene encoding 50S ribosomal protein L3 yields MADINSKVSKGLLGTKLGMTQVWNENGKLVPVTVIQVAPNVVTQVRTPEKDGYNAVQIASGQIDPRKVNQPLTGHFDAAGVTPRRHVTEIRTADAADYALGQELTVDGTFEAGQLVDVVGTSKGKGTAGVMKRHNFKGVSASHGAHRNHRKPGSIGASSTPSRVFKGMRMAGRMGGERVTVLNLTVHAVDAEKGLLLVKGAVPGARGRIVYVRNAVKGA; encoded by the coding sequence ATGGCTGACATCAATAGCAAGGTTTCCAAGGGCCTGCTGGGCACGAAGCTCGGCATGACCCAGGTGTGGAACGAGAACGGCAAGCTCGTTCCCGTCACCGTCATCCAGGTCGCTCCGAACGTGGTCACCCAGGTTCGCACGCCTGAGAAGGACGGCTACAACGCGGTCCAGATCGCGTCGGGTCAGATCGACCCCCGTAAGGTCAACCAGCCCCTCACCGGCCACTTCGACGCCGCCGGCGTCACGCCGCGCCGTCACGTCACCGAGATCCGCACCGCGGATGCCGCGGACTACGCGCTGGGCCAGGAGCTCACGGTGGACGGCACGTTCGAGGCCGGCCAGCTCGTCGACGTCGTCGGCACGAGCAAGGGCAAGGGCACCGCGGGTGTCATGAAGCGCCACAACTTCAAGGGCGTCTCGGCCTCGCACGGTGCTCACCGCAACCACCGCAAGCCCGGCTCGATCGGCGCATCGTCGACCCCGAGCCGCGTCTTCAAGGGCATGCGCATGGCCGGCCGTATGGGTGGCGAGCGCGTGACCGTCCTCAACCTCACGGTGCACGCCGTCGACGCCGAGAAGGGCCTGCTGCTCGTCAAGGGCGCCGTCCCCGGTGCGCGCGGTCGCATCGTCTACGTCCGCAACGCAGTGAAGGGTGCCTGA
- the rplR gene encoding 50S ribosomal protein L18: MAVKSKSDARSRRHARLRKKIVGTELRPRLVVNRSARHVFVQLVDDSKGHTVVSASTLEADLRSFDGDKTAKARKVGELVAERAKAAGIEDVVFDRGGNRYAGRVAAIAEGAREGGLNL; this comes from the coding sequence ATGGCTGTGAAGTCGAAGTCCGACGCGCGTTCGCGTCGTCACGCCCGCCTTCGCAAGAAGATCGTCGGCACCGAGCTGCGTCCGCGTCTCGTCGTCAACCGCTCCGCGCGCCACGTTTTCGTGCAGCTGGTCGACGACAGCAAGGGCCACACGGTCGTCTCCGCCTCGACGCTCGAGGCCGACCTCCGTTCGTTCGACGGTGACAAGACCGCCAAGGCCCGCAAGGTCGGCGAGCTCGTCGCCGAGCGGGCGAAGGCCGCCGGCATCGAGGATGTCGTGTTCGACCGTGGCGGCAACCGCTATGCCGGCCGCGTCGCGGCGATCGCCGAAGGCGCCCGCGAGGGAGGGCTGAACCTGTGA
- the rplX gene encoding 50S ribosomal protein L24, translating into MANIKKGDLVVVITGRTQAKGGDRGKQGKVLEVLAEQNRVIVEGVNYATRHNRVGQTQRGTKTGGIETFEASIHISNVALVDPSTKKATRVGHRVEEQIKDGKKRTVRVRYAKKSGKDL; encoded by the coding sequence ATGGCGAACATCAAGAAGGGCGACCTGGTCGTCGTCATCACGGGTCGCACGCAGGCCAAGGGCGGCGACCGCGGCAAGCAGGGCAAGGTCCTCGAGGTCCTCGCCGAGCAGAACCGCGTGATCGTCGAGGGCGTCAACTACGCCACCCGTCACAACCGCGTGGGCCAGACCCAGCGCGGCACCAAGACGGGCGGCATCGAGACGTTCGAGGCCTCCATCCACATCTCCAACGTCGCCCTCGTCGACCCGTCGACGAAGAAGGCGACCCGCGTGGGACACCGCGTGGAGGAGCAGATCAAGGACGGCAAGAAGCGCACCGTGCGTGTGCGCTACGCCAAGAAGTCAGGCAAGGACCTCTGA
- the rpsS gene encoding 30S ribosomal protein S19 has protein sequence MPRSLKKGPFVDDHLLRKVVVQNEAGTKNVIKTWSRRSMIVPAMLGHTIAVHDGRKHIPVFVTETMVGHKLGEFAPTRTFRGHEKDDKKGRRR, from the coding sequence ATGCCTCGCAGCCTCAAGAAGGGCCCCTTCGTCGACGACCACCTGCTCCGCAAGGTCGTGGTCCAGAACGAAGCCGGTACCAAGAACGTCATCAAGACCTGGTCGCGCCGATCGATGATCGTCCCCGCCATGCTGGGTCACACGATCGCCGTCCACGACGGTCGCAAGCACATCCCTGTGTTCGTGACCGAGACCATGGTCGGCCACAAGCTGGGCGAATTCGCGCCCACCCGCACCTTCCGCGGCCACGAGAAGGACGACAAGAAGGGCCGCCGCCGCTGA
- the rpsQ gene encoding 30S ribosomal protein S17 produces the protein MAAAENKVETTGHESAAHDVRDVNARGYRKTRRGYVVSDKMDKTIVVEVEDRVKHPLYGKVIRRTSKVKAHDETNSAGIGDLVLINETRPLSATKRWRLVEILEKAK, from the coding sequence ATGGCCGCTGCAGAGAACAAGGTCGAGACGACCGGTCACGAGAGCGCCGCGCACGACGTCCGTGACGTCAACGCGCGCGGCTACCGCAAGACCCGCCGTGGCTATGTCGTCAGCGACAAGATGGACAAGACGATCGTCGTCGAGGTCGAGGACCGCGTGAAGCACCCGCTTTACGGCAAGGTCATCCGTCGCACGTCGAAGGTCAAGGCGCACGACGAGACGAACAGCGCCGGCATCGGCGACCTCGTCCTCATCAACGAGACCCGCCCGCTGAGCGCCACCAAGCGCTGGCGTCTGGTCGAGATCCTGGAGAAGGCGAAGTGA
- the rpsH gene encoding 30S ribosomal protein S8: MTMTDPVADMLTRLRNANSAHHDSVSLPSSKLKTHIAEILKQEGYIAQWEVSDARVGQTLTLTLKYGPNRERSIAGIKRVSKPGLRVYAKSTEIPKVLGGLGVAILSTSSGLLTDRQAESKGVGGEVLAYVW; the protein is encoded by the coding sequence ATGACGATGACAGACCCGGTCGCAGACATGCTGACCCGTCTGCGCAACGCGAACTCGGCGCACCACGACTCTGTGTCGCTGCCGAGCTCGAAGCTCAAGACGCACATCGCCGAGATCCTCAAGCAGGAGGGCTACATCGCGCAGTGGGAGGTGTCCGACGCCCGCGTCGGCCAGACCCTCACGCTGACGCTGAAGTACGGCCCGAACCGCGAGCGGTCGATCGCCGGCATCAAGCGCGTCTCCAAGCCCGGTCTTCGCGTGTACGCGAAGTCCACCGAGATCCCCAAGGTCCTCGGTGGCCTGGGCGTCGCCATCCTGTCCACCTCCTCCGGTCTTCTCACCGACCGTCAGGCCGAGTCGAAGGGCGTGGGCGGAGAAGTTCTCGCCTACGTGTGGTGA
- the rplV gene encoding 50S ribosomal protein L22, with the protein MVESIARVRHIRVTPQKARRVVALIKGKQAEEALAILKFAQQSASDPIYKLVESAIANARVKADQAGEYLDERDLFVKNAFVDEGTTLKRFQPRAQGRAFQIKKRTSHITVQLATPELASASTGSAGADKNKKASK; encoded by the coding sequence ATGGTGGAGTCCATCGCACGCGTGCGACACATCCGCGTGACCCCTCAGAAGGCTCGTCGTGTCGTCGCTCTCATCAAGGGCAAGCAGGCCGAAGAGGCCCTCGCCATCCTGAAGTTCGCTCAGCAGAGCGCCAGCGACCCGATCTACAAGCTCGTGGAGTCGGCGATCGCGAACGCTCGCGTCAAGGCCGACCAGGCCGGCGAGTACCTGGATGAGCGCGACCTCTTCGTCAAGAACGCCTTCGTGGACGAGGGGACGACGCTCAAGCGTTTCCAGCCCCGCGCCCAGGGTCGCGCGTTCCAGATCAAGAAGCGCACGAGCCACATCACGGTGCAGCTCGCAACGCCGGAGCTGGCGAGCGCCTCGACAGGCTCGGCAGGCGCCGACAAGAACAAGAAGGCGAGCAAGTAA
- the rplD gene encoding 50S ribosomal protein L4, with amino-acid sequence MADSTLDVVKADGKKAGSIELPAGLFDVKTNIPLIHQVVVAQLAAARQGTHSTKRRGEVSGAGRKPFKQKGTGNARQGSIRAPQMTGGGIVHGPKPRDYSQRTPKKMIAAALLGALSDRARGERLHVVDSFGIDGAPSTKSAAAVLAELTAVKNVLVVIEHDDAITLKSVRNLRYVHVISFDQLNAYDVLVSDDIVFTKAAFDAFVAARLDKDASTESAATEEVSA; translated from the coding sequence ATGGCTGACTCCACTCTGGACGTCGTGAAGGCAGACGGCAAGAAGGCCGGCTCCATCGAGCTGCCCGCCGGCCTGTTCGACGTCAAGACGAACATCCCGCTCATCCACCAGGTCGTCGTGGCCCAGCTGGCCGCGGCTCGTCAGGGCACGCACTCGACCAAGCGTCGTGGCGAGGTCTCCGGCGCCGGCCGCAAGCCCTTCAAGCAGAAGGGCACGGGCAACGCCCGTCAGGGCTCGATCCGCGCGCCCCAGATGACCGGTGGTGGCATCGTCCACGGCCCGAAGCCGCGCGACTACTCGCAGCGCACCCCCAAGAAGATGATCGCGGCCGCCCTGCTGGGCGCGCTCAGCGACCGCGCCCGCGGCGAGCGCCTGCACGTCGTCGACAGCTTCGGCATCGACGGCGCCCCCTCGACGAAGTCCGCCGCTGCGGTTCTCGCCGAGCTGACTGCCGTCAAGAACGTCCTCGTGGTCATCGAGCACGACGATGCGATCACGCTGAAGAGCGTCCGCAACCTCCGCTACGTGCACGTGATCTCGTTCGACCAGCTCAACGCCTACGACGTGCTGGTCTCGGACGACATCGTCTTCACCAAGGCCGCGTTCGACGCCTTCGTCGCCGCACGGCTCGACAAGGACGCATCCACTGAGAGCGCCGCCACCGAGGAGGTCTCGGCATGA
- the rplN gene encoding 50S ribosomal protein L14 yields MIQTESRLKVADNTGAKELLTIRVLGGSNRRYAGLGDIIVATVKDAIPGGNVKKGDVVKAVVVRTVKQTRRADGSYIKFDENAAVILKNDGEPRGTRIFGPVGRELRDKKFMKIVSLAPEVI; encoded by the coding sequence GTGATCCAGACTGAATCCCGGCTCAAGGTCGCCGACAACACCGGCGCCAAGGAGCTGCTCACCATCCGCGTGCTCGGCGGCTCCAACCGCCGCTACGCGGGCCTGGGCGACATCATCGTGGCGACCGTCAAGGACGCCATCCCGGGCGGCAACGTCAAGAAGGGCGATGTCGTCAAGGCGGTCGTCGTGCGCACCGTCAAGCAGACGCGTCGCGCCGACGGCTCGTACATCAAGTTCGACGAGAACGCCGCCGTCATCCTGAAGAACGACGGGGAGCCCCGCGGCACCCGCATCTTCGGACCGGTCGGCCGTGAGCTTCGCGACAAGAAGTTCATGAAGATCGTCTCGCTGGCACCGGAGGTGATCTGA
- the rplW gene encoding 50S ribosomal protein L23, with product MTAANATDQTGRSVRVNKDPRDIILKPVVSEKSYGLIDEGKYTFLVDPRSSKTEIKLAIEKIFGVKVASVNTINRVGKARRTRFGIGKRKDTKRAIVTLKSGTIDIFTAVG from the coding sequence ATGACCGCCGCGAACGCAACCGACCAGACGGGTCGTTCCGTCCGGGTGAACAAGGACCCGCGCGACATCATCCTGAAGCCGGTCGTCTCCGAGAAGAGCTACGGCCTGATCGATGAGGGCAAGTACACCTTCCTGGTGGACCCCCGCTCGAGCAAGACCGAGATCAAGCTCGCGATCGAGAAGATCTTCGGGGTCAAGGTCGCATCCGTCAACACGATCAACCGCGTCGGCAAGGCCCGCCGCACCCGCTTCGGCATCGGCAAGCGCAAGGACACCAAGCGCGCCATCGTCACGCTGAAGTCGGGCACGATCGACATCTTCACGGCAGTCGGCTGA
- the rpsJ gene encoding 30S ribosomal protein S10: MAGQKIRIRLKSYDHAGLDSSARKIVDTVTRAGATVVGPVPLPTEKNVVVVIRSPHKYKDSREHFEMRTHKRLIDIIDPTPKAVDSLMRLDLPADVNIEIKL, translated from the coding sequence ATGGCGGGACAGAAGATCCGCATTCGCCTGAAGTCGTACGATCACGCCGGACTGGACTCGTCCGCGCGCAAGATCGTCGACACCGTGACCCGTGCAGGCGCGACCGTCGTGGGCCCCGTGCCCCTTCCGACCGAGAAGAACGTCGTGGTCGTCATCCGGTCGCCGCACAAGTACAAGGACAGCCGCGAGCACTTCGAGATGCGCACCCACAAGCGTCTGATCGACATCATCGACCCGACGCCCAAGGCTGTCGACTCGCTGATGCGTCTCGACCTCCCGGCCGATGTCAACATCGAGATCAAGCTCTGA
- the rplP gene encoding 50S ribosomal protein L16, with protein MLIPRKVKYRKQHHPGRSGQATGGTKVSFGEFGIQALTSAYVTNRQIESARIAMTRHIKRGGKVWINIYPDRPLTKKPAETRMGSGKGSPEWWVANVKPGRVLFEVAGVNEQLAREALTRAIHKLPLKARIIKREEGDA; from the coding sequence ATGCTCATCCCCCGCAAGGTCAAGTACCGCAAGCAGCACCACCCGGGCCGCTCGGGCCAGGCCACCGGCGGCACCAAGGTGTCGTTCGGCGAGTTCGGCATCCAGGCGCTCACGTCCGCTTACGTGACCAACCGTCAGATCGAGTCCGCTCGTATCGCGATGACGCGTCACATCAAGCGTGGCGGCAAGGTGTGGATCAACATCTACCCGGACCGTCCGCTCACGAAGAAGCCGGCCGAGACCCGCATGGGTTCCGGCAAGGGATCGCCGGAGTGGTGGGTCGCGAACGTCAAGCCGGGTCGCGTCCTCTTCGAGGTCGCCGGTGTCAACGAGCAGCTCGCTCGTGAGGCCCTGACCCGTGCCATTCACAAGCTGCCCTTGAAGGCACGCATCATCAAGCGCGAGGAGGGCGACGCGTAA
- the rpmC gene encoding 50S ribosomal protein L29: MAIGTKELATSELDTYEDERLVEELRKAKEELFNLRFQSATGQLESHGRIRAVKRDIARLYTVIRERELGIRATPTPIEAPAKAAKAKKTKKADAEAPAAQEEAE; this comes from the coding sequence ATGGCGATCGGCACCAAGGAGCTCGCCACGAGCGAGCTCGACACGTACGAAGACGAGCGTCTCGTCGAGGAGCTGCGCAAGGCCAAGGAAGAGCTGTTCAACCTGCGCTTCCAGTCGGCCACCGGCCAGCTCGAGAGCCACGGCCGCATCCGTGCGGTCAAGCGCGACATCGCGCGCCTCTACACGGTGATCCGCGAGCGCGAGCTGGGCATCCGTGCCACGCCCACGCCGATCGAGGCGCCGGCCAAGGCCGCGAAGGCCAAGAAGACGAAGAAGGCGGACGCCGAGGCGCCCGCCGCGCAGGAGGAGGCTGAGTGA
- the rplF gene encoding 50S ribosomal protein L6, translating into MSRIGRLPIDIPAGVTVSVDGQDVSVKGPKGELSLTVARPIEVKIEEGQVIVTRPDDERESRSLHGLTRTLINNDIIGVTQGYTKGLEVVGTGYRVAQKGSAVEFALGFSHPVLVEPPAGITLTVEGNNKLTVSGISKQAVGEAAANIRKIRKPEPYKGKGVRYAGEVVRRKAGKAGK; encoded by the coding sequence ATGTCTCGTATCGGACGTCTTCCCATTGACATCCCCGCCGGTGTGACCGTCTCGGTCGACGGCCAGGACGTCTCCGTCAAGGGCCCGAAGGGCGAGCTCTCGCTCACCGTCGCGCGCCCCATCGAGGTCAAGATCGAAGAGGGCCAGGTCATCGTGACCCGTCCCGACGACGAGCGCGAGTCGCGCTCGCTGCACGGTCTGACCCGCACCCTCATCAACAACGACATCATCGGCGTGACGCAGGGCTACACCAAGGGCCTCGAGGTCGTCGGCACCGGTTACCGCGTCGCCCAGAAGGGTTCGGCGGTCGAGTTCGCGCTCGGCTTCTCGCACCCCGTCCTGGTCGAGCCGCCGGCCGGCATCACCCTGACGGTCGAGGGCAACAACAAGCTCACCGTCAGCGGCATCTCGAAGCAGGCCGTCGGTGAGGCCGCTGCGAACATCCGCAAGATCCGCAAGCCCGAGCCGTACAAGGGCAAGGGTGTGCGCTACGCCGGCGAGGTCGTGCGTCGCAAGGCCGGAAAGGCTGGTAAGTAA
- the rpsC gene encoding 30S ribosomal protein S3, translated as MGQKVNPYGFRLGITTDHVSRWFSDSTKPGQRYADYVAEDIKIRKLLQTQLDRAGVSNIEIERTRDRVRVDIHTARPGIVIGRRGAEAERIRADLEKLTGKQIQLNILEVKNPEADAQLVAQGIAEQLSARVAFRRAMRKGLQGAQRAGAKGVRIQVSGRLGGAEMSRSEFYREGRVPLHTLRANIDYGFYEAKTTFGRIGVKVWIYKGDLTNKELAREQANQKPTRERGDRRGPRDRGDRRNEAPVAEGASA; from the coding sequence ATGGGACAGAAGGTCAACCCGTACGGCTTCCGCCTCGGCATCACCACGGACCACGTGTCGCGGTGGTTCTCGGACTCGACGAAGCCGGGCCAGCGTTACGCCGACTACGTCGCCGAGGACATCAAGATCCGGAAGCTCCTGCAGACGCAGCTCGACCGGGCCGGCGTCAGCAACATCGAGATCGAGCGCACGCGTGACCGCGTCCGCGTCGACATCCACACCGCCCGTCCGGGCATCGTGATCGGCCGCCGCGGCGCCGAGGCCGAGCGCATCCGCGCCGACCTCGAGAAGCTCACGGGCAAGCAGATCCAGCTGAACATCCTCGAGGTCAAGAACCCCGAGGCCGACGCTCAGCTGGTCGCCCAGGGCATCGCCGAGCAGCTCAGCGCCCGCGTGGCGTTCCGCCGCGCGATGCGCAAGGGTCTGCAGGGCGCACAGCGCGCGGGCGCCAAGGGCGTCCGCATCCAGGTCTCCGGCCGCCTCGGCGGCGCCGAGATGAGCCGCTCGGAGTTCTACCGCGAGGGTCGTGTGCCGCTGCACACGCTGCGCGCGAACATCGACTACGGCTTCTACGAGGCGAAGACCACCTTCGGCCGCATCGGCGTGAAGGTCTGGATCTACAAGGGCGACCTCACGAACAAGGAGCTCGCGCGCGAGCAGGCGAACCAGAAGCCGACGCGTGAGCGTGGCGACCGTCGCGGCCCTCGTGACCGTGGCGACCGCCGCAACGAGGCCCCCGTGGCAGAAGGAGCGTCGGCGTAA